A genomic stretch from Myripristis murdjan chromosome 12, fMyrMur1.1, whole genome shotgun sequence includes:
- the LOC115368829 gene encoding AN1-type zinc finger protein 5-like: MAQETNQTPVPMLCPTGCGFYGNPRTNGMCSVCHKEHLSRQNNSGVSSLSAVGGSGVSSGTTAEASAIQRLEALNEAVAAAEVTAMVNAEVEAIYAQAASGVSSSLSVTQQMAEMNLASEEKGASASKVELTEPVVSQPTASTSQPSTADSDESKTPQPPKPKKNRCFTCRKKIGLTGFDCRCGNMFCFAHRYSDKHNCPYDYKAEAAAKIRKENPVVVAEKIQRI, encoded by the exons ATGGCCCAGGAGACCAATCAGACCCCAGTTCCTATGCTCTGTCCCACTGGCtgtggtttctatggcaaccCCAGGACCAATGGCATGTGCTCAGTCTGTCATAAGGAGCACCTGTCAAGACAGAACAACAGTGGAGTCAGTTCCTTGAGTGCAGTTG GTGGTAGTGGCGTGTCCAGTGGCACGACAGCTGAGGCTTCTGCCATCCAGAGATTGGAGGCCTTGAACGAAGCCGTTGCTGCTGCAGAGGTGACTGCCATGGTCAATGCTGAAGTTGAGGCTATTTACGCTCAAGCTGCCAG TGGAGTTTCATCGTCCCTTTCTGTAACCCAACAAATGGCAGAGATGAACCTCGCTAGTGAGGAGAAGGGAGCATCAGCCAGCAAAGTGGAGCTCACAGAGCCTG tGGTTAGTCAGCCTACAGCCTCAACATCCCAGCCCAGCACTGCTGACAGCGACGAGTCCAAAACCCCACAGCCCCCTAAACCCAAGAAGAATCGCTGCTTTACGTGCCGCAAAAAGATCGGCCTTACAG GTTTTGACTGCCGCTGTGGGAATATGTTCTGTTTCGCTCACCGTTACTCAGATAAGCACAACTGTCCGTACGACTACAAAGCCGAGGCTGCTGCCAAGATCCGCAAAGAGAACCCTGTGGTTGTCGCTGAGAAGATCCAGAGAATATGA
- the ccnb1 gene encoding G2/mitotic-specific cyclin-B1 yields MALRVTRNRLPATNNLADKACPANKPTLRPRAALGDIGNNVAIKNQGLKKEAKKAAIKPTTLPTKVEKAPVIEQPKENVAPPPPEVQVLPEPASPSPMDISGSAPADLCQAFSDVLLQGPIKDVDADDNENLMLCSEYVKDIYKYLQQLEIEQGVRPQYLQGREVTGNMRAILIDWLAQVSLKFQLLQETMYMTVAVIDRFLQDHPVSKKQLQLVGVTAMFLSAKYEEMYPPEISDFAYVTDGAYTTAQIRQMEMKILEVLNFSLGRPLPLQFLRRASKVYEVTAQQHTLAKYLLELSMLDYEMVHFPPSQVASAALALTLLVLKSGEWDATLQHYMNYTADNLMPVMRHLAKNVVKVNGGQTKHMTIKNKYSTSKMMRISTIPQLKSPLIKDFAMQLTQ; encoded by the exons ATGGCTCTCCGCGTAACAAGG aacCGCCTGCCTGCTACAAATAACCTGGCCGACAAAGCATGCCCGGCCAACAAACCCACTCTCAGGCCACGGGCAGCCCTGGGGGATATTGGGAACAATGTTGCTATTAAAAACCAGGGGCTCAAAAAG gaAGCCAAGAAAGCGGCCATTAAACCAACTACACTCCCCACTAAGGTTGAAAAAGCCCCTGTGATTGAGCAGCCAAAAGAAAATGTTGCACCCCCACCACCTGAAGTGCAG GTTTTGCCCGAGCCGGCGTCCCCCTCTCCGATGGACATCTCTGGCTCTGCGCCCGCCGACCTCTGCCAGGCGTTTTCAGACGTGCTTCTGCAAGGCCCCATCAAGGACGTGGACGCCGACGATAATGAGAACCTCATGCTCTGTAGTGAATATGTTAAAGATATTTACAAGTATCTTCAACAGCTTGAG ATTGAGCAGGGCGTCAGACCTCAGTATCTTCAGGGTCGGGAAGTGACTGGAAACATGAGAGCTATTCTCATTGATTGGCTTGCGCAAGTGAGCCTGAAGttccagctcctccaggagACGATGTACATGACAGTGGCAGTCATCGACCGCTTTCTGCAG GACCACCCTGTTTCAAAGAAACAGCTACAGCTGGTCGGTGTGACCGCCATGTTCCTTTCTGCCAAATATGAAGAGATGTACCCTCCAGAGATTTCAGACTTTGCCTATGTAACAGATGGGGCTTACACCACTGCTCAAATTAGACAAATGGAGATGAAGATCCTCGAAGTGCTCAACTTCAGCTTGGGTCGCCCTCTCCCCCTCCAGTTCCTCAGAAGGGCCTCAAAGGTTTATGAG GTAACTGCCCAGCAACACACCCTGGCAAAGTACCTTTTGGAGCTCAGCATGTTGGATTATGAGATGGTGCATTTTCCACCTTCCCAGGTGGCTAGTGCTGCTTTGGCCCTCACACTCCTGGTCTTGAAAAGTGGTGAATGG GATGCAACCCTGCAGCACTACATGAACTACACAGCAGATAACCTGATGCCAGTGATGAGACACCTTgcaaaaaatgttgtaaaagtGAACGGAGGACAGACCAAGCACATG ACAATCAAAAACAAATACTCTACATCTAAGATGATGAGGATTTCCACCATTCCACAGCTGAAGTCTCCACTGATTAAGGATTTTGCAATGCAGCTCACCCAGTGA